In a genomic window of Ranitomeya imitator isolate aRanImi1 chromosome 5, aRanImi1.pri, whole genome shotgun sequence:
- the RNF146 gene encoding E3 ubiquitin-protein ligase RNF146, whose translation MAGCGEITHSANMLPSNKKLGEACSNGAPNLAVPECAICLQTCVHPVSLPCKHIFCYLCVKGASWLGRRCALCRQEIPEDFLDKPTLLSPEELKSASRGNGEYAWYYEGRNGWWQYDERTSRELEDAFTKGKKNTEMLIAGFLYVADLENMVQYRRNEHGRRRKMKRDIVDIPKKGVAGLRLDCEAANVSPARESSADGADNIATLGASSAQTTAVLPVRPLLALGSQTANPTIPHTDGSTSLDNAFSQLQVGDHAASRNNIGEGEEGLPQPASRVQPTEATVDDPESDDDTSQGIVSAQQNVFLQQRHAVIGAAQPQPDLPAAAANGGQNAIVRSRRPDGQCTVTEV comes from the coding sequence ATGGCTGGTTGTGGTGAAATTACACACTCTGCAAACATGCTGCCCTCAAATAAGAAGCTCGGAGAAGCTTGCTCCAACGGTGCTCCAAACCTTGCAGTCCCTGAATGTGCGATATGCCTACAAACCTGTGTACACCCAGTCAGTCTTCCTTGCAAACACATCTTCTGTTACCTGTGTGTGAAAGGAGCTTCGTGGCTGGGAAGACGATGTGCACTTTGTAGACAAGAGATCCCCGAGGACTTCCTAGACAAACCTACTTTACTTTCTCCTGAAGAACTGAAGTCTGCCAGCAGAGGGAATGGGGAGTATGCCTGGTACTATGAAGGAAGAAATGGTTGGTGGCAATATGACGAGAGGACCAGCCGAGAGCTTGAAGATGCCTTCACAAAAGGCAAAAAGAACACAGAGATGCTTATTGCTGGCTTTCTTTATGTAGCCGACTTGGAGAACATGGTACAGTACAGGCGAAATGAGCATGGACGACGCAGGAAGATGAAAAGGGATATTGTAGACATACCAAAAAAAGGTGTCGCTGGTTTAAGACTAGACTGTGAGGCAGCGAATGTAAGTCCTGCAAGGGAAAGCTCGGCAGATGGCGCAGACAACATTGCAACTCTTGGAGCCTCTTCAGCCCAAACTACGGCTGTTTTACCTGTCAGACCTCTCTTAGCTCTCGGTAGCCAGACTGCAAATCCTACCATTCCACATACTGATGGCAGCACTTCACTTGATAATGCATTTTCTCAACTTCAAGTCGGAGACCATGCAGCAAGTAGAAATAACATTGGAGAAGGTGAGGAAGGACTTCCTCAGCCTGCAAGTAGAGTGCAACCCACTGAAGCCACTGTAGATGACCCTGAATCCGATGACGACACCAGCCAGGGCATTGTTTCAGCGCAACAGAATGTATTTCTTCAGCAAAGACACGCAGTAATAGGGGCTGCCCAGCCACAACCAGATCTCCCTGCTGCAGCAGCTAATGGCGGGCAGAATGCCATTGTAAGGTCTAGAAGACCCGATGGACAGTGCACGGTGACCGAGGTCTAG